The Pongo abelii isolate AG06213 chromosome 20, NHGRI_mPonAbe1-v2.0_pri, whole genome shotgun sequence genome window below encodes:
- the EGLN2 gene encoding prolyl hydroxylase EGLN2 isoform X1 — MDSPCQPQPLSQALPQLPGSSSEPLEPEPGRARMGVESYLPCPLLPSYHCPGVPSEASAGSGTPRATATSTTASPLRDGFGGQDGGELRPLQSEGAAALVTKGCQRLAAQGARPEAPKRKWAEDGGDAPSPNKRPWARQENQEAEREGGMSCGCSSGSGEASAGLMEEALPSAPERLALDYIVPCMRYYGICVKDSFLGAALGGRVLAEVEALKRGGRLRDGQLVSQRAIPPRSIRGDQIAWVEGHEPGCRSIGALMAHVDAVIRHCAGRLGSYVINGRTKAMVACYPGNGLGYVRHVDNPHGDGRCITCIYYLNQNWDVKVHGGLLQIFPEGRPVVANIEPLFDRLLIFWSDRRNPHEVKPAYATRYAITVWYFDAKERAAAKDKYQLASGQKGVQVPVSQPPTPT, encoded by the exons ATGGACAGCCCGTGCCAGCCGCAGCCCCTAAGTCAGGCTCTCCCTCAGTTACCAGGGTCTTCGTCAGAGCCCTTGGAGCCTGAGCCTGGCCGGGCCAGGATGGGAGTGGAGAGTTACCTGCCTTGTCCCCTGCTCCCCTCCTACCACTGTCCAGGAGTGCCTAGTGAGGCCTCGGCGGGGAGTGGGACCCCCAGAGCCACAGCCACCTCTACCACTGCCAGCCCCCTTCGGGACGGTTTTGGTGGGCAGGATGGTGGTGAGCTGCGGCCGCTGCAGAGTGAAGGCGCTGCAGCGCTGGTCACCAAGGGGTGCCAGCGATTGGCAGCCCAGGGCGCCCGGCCTGAGGCCCCCAAACGGAAATGGGCCGAGGATGGTGGGGATGCCCCTTCGCCCAACAAGCGGCCCTGGGCCAGGCAAgagaaccaggaggcagagcggGAGGGTGGCATGAGCTGCGGCTGCAGCAGTGGCAGTGGTGAGGCTAGTGCTGGGCTGATGGAGGAGGCGCTGCCTTCTGCGCCTGAGCGCCTGGCCCTGGACTATATCGTGCCCTGCATGCGGTACTATGGCATCTGCGTCAAGGACAGCTTCCTGGGGGCAGCACTGGGCGGCCGCGTGCTGGCCGAGGTGGAGGCCCTCAAACGGGGTGGGCGCCTGCGAGACGGGCAGCTAGTGAGCCAGCGGGCGATCCCGCCGCGCAGCATCCGTGGGGACCAGATTGCCTGGGTGGAAGGCCATGAACCAGGCTGCCGAAGCATTGGTGCCCTCATGGCCCACGTGGACGCCGTCATCCGCCACTGCGCAGGGCGGCTGGGCAGCTACGTCATCAACGGGCGCACCAAG GCCATGGTGGCGTGTTACCCAGGCAACGGGCTCGGGTACGTAAGGCACGTTGACAATCCCCACGGCGATGGGCGCTGCATCACCTGTATCTATTACCTGAATCAGAACTGGGACGTTAAG GTGCATGGCGGCCTGCTGCAGATCTTCCCTGAGGGCCGGCCTGTGGTAGCCAACATCGAGCCACTCTTTGACCGGTTGCTTATTTTCTGGTCTGACCGGCGGAACCCCCACGAGGTGAAGCCAGCCTATGCCACCAG GTACGCCATCACTGTCTGGTATTTTGATGCCAAGGAGCGGGCAGCAGCCAAAGACAAGTATCAGCTAG CATCAGGACAGAAAGGTGTCCAAGTACCTGTATCACAGCCGCCTACACCCACCTAG
- the MIA gene encoding melanoma-derived growth regulatory protein → MAWSLVFLGVIILLSAFSGPGVRGGPMPKLADRKLCADQECSHPISMAVALQDYVAPDCRFLTIHRGQVVYVFSKLKGRGRLFWGGSVQGDYYGDLAARLGYFPSSIVREDQTLKPGKVDVKTDKWDFYCQ, encoded by the exons ATGGCCTGGTCCCTGGTGTTCCTTGGTGTCATCATCTTGCTGTCTGCCTTCTCCGGACCTGGTGTCAGGGGTGGCCCCATGCCCAAGCTGGCTGACCGGAAGCTGTGTGCGGACCAGGAGTGCAGCC ACCCTATCTCCATGGCTGTGGCCCTTCAGGACTACGTGGCCCCCGACTGCCGATTCCTGACCATTCACCGGGGCCAAGTGGTGTATGTCTTCTCCAAGCTGAAGGGCCGTGGGCGACTCTTCTGGGGAGGCAGC GTTCAGGGAGATTACTATGGAGATCTGGCCGCTCGCCTGGGCTATTTCCCCAGTAGCATTGTCCGAGAGGACCAAACCCTGAAACCTGGCAAAGTCGATGTGAAGACAGAC AAATGGGATTTCTACTGCCAGTGA
- the LOC129051980 gene encoding cytochrome P450 2C20-like, whose translation MPPTNRCLARGSASPLPTITAGPREPFPGGDVGNDAPFLFFGVTETTSTILCYGLLILLKYPEVAGLQAGETQNGRLRFGHGWRVLEVRSSQPPLAGAKVQEELDPMVGWRPAPSLDNRVCLPYINAVLLEIQCFINVVPLGLPRTLTLNIHLHGHCLPKGAY comes from the coding sequence ATGCCGCCCACCAACAGGTGCCTGGCACGCGGCAGCGCATCTCCTCTGCCCACAATAACAGCAGGACCCAGAGAGCCATTTCCAGGAGGAGACGTTGGTAATGAtgcaccttttttattttttggcgtCACTGAAACCACGAGCACCATCCTGTGCTATGGGCTCCTCATTCTGCTTAAGTACCCAGAGGTGGCAGGTCTGCAAGCTGGAGAGACCCAGAATGGGAGGCTGCGGTTTGGGCATGGCTGGAGGGTCCTGGAAGTGCGCAGCTCACAGCCTCCCCTGGCCGGAGCCAAGGTGCAGGAGGAGCTGGACCCTATGGTAGGGTGGAGGCCCGCCCCAAGCCTGGACAATCGCGTGTGCCTGCCCTACATCAACGCTGTGCTGCTCGAGATCCAGTGCTTCATCAACGTGGTGCCCCTGGGGCTGCCGCGCACCCTCACCCTCAACATCCACCTGCACGGCCACTGTCTGCCCAAAGGTGCCTACTGA
- the RAB4B gene encoding ras-related protein Rab-4B isoform X2, whose protein sequence is MAETYDFLFKFLVIGSAGTGKSCLLHQFIENKFKQDSNHTIGVEFGSRVVNVGGKTVKLQIWDTAGQERFRRETYNSLAAWLTDARTLASPNIVVILCGNKKDLDPEREVTFLEASRFAQENELMFLETSALTGENVEEAFLKCARTILNKIDSGELDPERMGSGIQYGDASLRQLRQPRSAQAVAPQPCGC, encoded by the exons ATGGCTGAGACCTACG ACTTCCTCTTCAAATTCCTGGTGATTGGCAGTGCAGGAACTGGCAAATCATGTCTACTTCATCAGTTCATTGAGAATAAGT TCAAACAGGACTCCAACCACACAATCGGCGTGGAGTTTGGATCCCGGGTGGTCAACGTGGGTGGGAAGACTGTGAAGCTACAGATTTGGGACACGGCTGGCCAGGAGCGGTTTCG CCGGGAGACGTACAACTCACTGGCTGCCTGGCTGACGGATGCCCGCACCCTGGCCAGCCCCAACATCGTGGTCATCCTCTGTGGCAACAAGAAGGACCTGGACCCTGAGCGGGAGGTCACTTTCCTGGAGGCCTCCCGCTTTGCCCAGGAGAATG AGCTGATGTTCCTGGAGACCAGCGCTCTCACAGGCGAGAACGTGGAGGAGGCGTTCCTCAAGTGTGCCCGCACTATCCTCAACAAGATTGACTCAG GCGAGCTAGACCCGGAGAGGATGGGCTCCGGCATTCAGTACGGGGATGCGTCCCTCCGCCAGCTTCGGCAGCCTCGGAGCGCCCAGGCCGTGGCCCCTCAGCCTTGTGGCTGCTGA
- the RAB4B gene encoding ras-related protein Rab-4B isoform X1 — protein MAETYDFLFKFLVIGSAGTGKSCLLHQFIENKFKQDSNHTIGVEFGSRVVNVGGKTVKLQIWDTAGQERFRSVTRSYYRGAAGALLVYDITSRETYNSLAAWLTDARTLASPNIVVILCGNKKDLDPEREVTFLEASRFAQENELMFLETSALTGENVEEAFLKCARTILNKIDSGELDPERMGSGIQYGDASLRQLRQPRSAQAVAPQPCGC, from the exons ATGGCTGAGACCTACG ACTTCCTCTTCAAATTCCTGGTGATTGGCAGTGCAGGAACTGGCAAATCATGTCTACTTCATCAGTTCATTGAGAATAAGT TCAAACAGGACTCCAACCACACAATCGGCGTGGAGTTTGGATCCCGGGTGGTCAACGTGGGTGGGAAGACTGTGAAGCTACAGATTTGGGACACGGCTGGCCAGGAGCGGTTTCG GTCAGTGACGCGGAGTTATTACCGAGGGGCGGCTGGAGCCCTGCTGGTGTACGACATCACCAG CCGGGAGACGTACAACTCACTGGCTGCCTGGCTGACGGATGCCCGCACCCTGGCCAGCCCCAACATCGTGGTCATCCTCTGTGGCAACAAGAAGGACCTGGACCCTGAGCGGGAGGTCACTTTCCTGGAGGCCTCCCGCTTTGCCCAGGAGAATG AGCTGATGTTCCTGGAGACCAGCGCTCTCACAGGCGAGAACGTGGAGGAGGCGTTCCTCAAGTGTGCCCGCACTATCCTCAACAAGATTGACTCAG GCGAGCTAGACCCGGAGAGGATGGGCTCCGGCATTCAGTACGGGGATGCGTCCCTCCGCCAGCTTCGGCAGCCTCGGAGCGCCCAGGCCGTGGCCCCTCAGCCTTGTGGCTGCTGA